The Janthinobacterium lividum genome has a window encoding:
- the cheD gene encoding chemoreceptor glutamine deamidase CheD, giving the protein MSLESKEQFATNVYYDRTFNCDAAKILPGEYYFTNKDMLIVTVLGSCVSACIRDRVTGLGGMNHFMLPDGGSDPNSPISASMRYGTYAMEILINDLLKAGARRENMEAKVFGGGAVLRGFTAINVGERNAAFVINYLKAEKMRVVAEDLNDIHPRKVYFFPRSGKVLVKKLMQTHNDTLVRRELDYASRLKVAPVGGEVELF; this is encoded by the coding sequence ATGAGCCTGGAATCCAAAGAGCAATTTGCCACTAACGTCTATTACGACAGGACGTTCAATTGTGACGCCGCCAAGATCTTGCCTGGTGAGTATTACTTTACCAACAAGGACATGCTGATCGTCACCGTGCTCGGCTCCTGCGTCTCGGCCTGTATCCGCGACCGCGTCACGGGCCTGGGCGGCATGAACCACTTCATGCTGCCCGATGGCGGCAGCGATCCGAATAGCCCGATTTCCGCGTCGATGCGCTATGGTACTTACGCCATGGAAATCCTGATCAACGATTTGCTGAAGGCCGGGGCGCGGCGCGAGAACATGGAAGCGAAAGTGTTCGGCGGCGGCGCCGTGCTGCGTGGCTTCACGGCGATCAACGTGGGCGAACGCAATGCGGCCTTCGTCATCAATTACCTGAAGGCGGAAAAGATGCGCGTGGTGGCCGAAGACCTCAACGACATCCACCCGCGCAAGGTGTATTTTTTCCCGCGCAGCGGCAAGGTGCTGGTGAAAAAGCTGATGCAGACGCATAACGACACCCTGGTGCGCCGCGAACTCGATTACGCAAGTCGCTTGAAAGTTGCGCCGGTGGGCGGCGAGGTCGAGCTGTTCTGA
- a CDS encoding CheR family methyltransferase, with translation MPQTKTDSVKEFDFTGKDFERVRAMIYKRAGIALADSKQEMVYSRLARRLRATGISSFVRYLDDLEAGRMGDEWEAFTNALTTNLTSFFREAHHFPLLAEHVKKLSGPITIWCSASSTGEEPYSIAMTVCEAFNTLTPPVTIIATDIDTNVLATAANGVYNLDRLDKMPADRARRFFLRGKGDREGQVRVRPELRQMITFKPLNLLADSWPLTGQFDVIFCRNVMIYFDKATQRKILSRFVPLMKPDALLFAGHSENFLYVSDSLKLRGKTVYELDQPRGAAPKVSSHRT, from the coding sequence ATGCCGCAAACAAAAACGGATTCGGTCAAGGAATTTGATTTCACGGGCAAGGACTTCGAACGGGTCCGCGCCATGATTTACAAGCGGGCCGGCATCGCGCTGGCCGACAGCAAGCAGGAGATGGTCTATAGCCGCCTGGCGCGGCGCCTGCGCGCGACGGGCATCTCCTCGTTCGTCCGCTACCTGGACGACCTGGAAGCTGGCCGCATGGGCGACGAATGGGAAGCGTTCACGAATGCGCTGACGACCAACCTGACGTCGTTCTTCCGCGAGGCGCATCACTTCCCGCTGCTGGCCGAGCATGTGAAAAAACTGAGCGGGCCGATCACCATCTGGTGTTCGGCCAGTTCCACCGGCGAGGAGCCGTATTCGATCGCCATGACGGTGTGCGAGGCGTTCAATACGCTCACGCCGCCGGTCACCATCATCGCCACGGACATCGACACGAACGTGCTGGCCACGGCCGCCAATGGCGTCTACAACCTGGATCGGCTCGACAAGATGCCGGCCGACCGTGCGCGGCGCTTTTTCTTGCGCGGCAAGGGCGACCGCGAAGGGCAGGTGCGGGTGCGCCCGGAACTGCGTCAGATGATTACCTTCAAGCCGCTCAACCTGCTGGCCGACAGCTGGCCATTGACTGGCCAGTTCGACGTCATCTTTTGCCGTAACGTGATGATTTATTTTGACAAGGCGACACAGCGCAAGATCCTGTCGCGCTTTGTGCCATTGATGAAGCCGGATGCCCTGCTGTTTGCGGGCCATTCGGAGAATTTCCTGTACGTGTCGGATTCATTGAAGCTGCGCGGTAAAACAGTCTATGAGCTCGATCAGCCTAGGGGCGCCGCGCCCAAGGTATCGTCGCATCGTACATGA
- a CDS encoding methyl-accepting chemotaxis protein, whose protein sequence is MSLRDFKIGTRLGIGFGSILAILVVVIVSANALNYRNKAQLLTGLALASEKNTQASLMKSAMLETGIAMRNIGLQGDVGLMQAEEGKVREQRKLYDGARGKLAGLGLSEGEKALLANIAKVDGEVDAAFKEAMGQVLAFNSEGAAKVIATRIDPLNKTTLADINKLLDLQHVAQQSFMDDSLAADARLMTVLFILGGAAVAIGAWCAIFITRSITVPLSGALAVAQKVAAGELTARVVVEGKDETSALQQALKDMNESLVQTVSDVRNGTDTITVASREIASGNADLSARTETQASSLEETASSMEELTSTVKQNADNARQANQLAVSASSVAEQGGKVVAQVVDTMGSIKDSSRKIVDIIGVIDGIAFQTNILALNAAVEAARAGEQGRGFAVVASEVRNLAQRSAGAAKEIKGLIGDSVDKVDAGSRLVDEAGQTMGLIVTSIRQVADIMGEITAATQEQSHGIEEVNQAIAQMDQMTQQNAALVEEAAAAESMQEQAQKLADAVSIFKLDGESAAQVATPAPAPMPVKAVARPVSGVAENTRRLAKTAQAGTPPPAKKLAAAGGDDWEEF, encoded by the coding sequence ATGAGTTTGCGCGATTTCAAGATAGGCACCCGGCTGGGGATAGGTTTTGGCAGCATCCTCGCCATCCTGGTGGTGGTGATCGTTTCGGCGAATGCACTGAATTACCGTAACAAGGCCCAGTTGCTCACGGGCCTGGCACTGGCCAGCGAAAAGAATACGCAGGCGTCGCTGATGAAAAGCGCGATGCTGGAAACCGGTATCGCCATGCGCAATATCGGCCTGCAGGGCGATGTGGGCCTGATGCAGGCGGAAGAGGGCAAGGTGCGCGAGCAGCGCAAGCTGTACGACGGCGCGCGCGGCAAGCTGGCCGGCCTGGGTCTGTCCGAGGGCGAGAAGGCATTGCTGGCCAATATCGCCAAGGTCGACGGCGAAGTCGATGCCGCCTTCAAGGAAGCGATGGGGCAGGTGCTGGCGTTTAACAGCGAGGGCGCGGCGAAGGTGATCGCCACCCGCATCGACCCCTTGAACAAGACGACCCTGGCCGATATCAACAAGCTGCTCGACTTGCAGCATGTGGCGCAGCAAAGCTTCATGGACGACTCGCTGGCGGCCGATGCGCGCCTGATGACGGTCTTGTTCATCCTCGGCGGCGCGGCGGTGGCGATCGGCGCTTGGTGCGCCATCTTCATCACGCGCTCGATCACGGTGCCATTGTCCGGCGCCCTGGCGGTGGCGCAGAAGGTGGCTGCCGGCGAGCTGACAGCGCGCGTGGTGGTCGAGGGCAAGGATGAAACGAGCGCGCTGCAGCAGGCGCTCAAGGATATGAACGAGAGCCTGGTGCAGACGGTCAGCGACGTACGCAATGGGACGGACACCATTACCGTGGCGTCGCGCGAGATCGCCAGCGGCAATGCGGACCTGTCGGCGCGCACGGAAACGCAGGCCAGTTCACTCGAAGAGACGGCTTCGTCGATGGAAGAGCTGACGTCAACCGTGAAGCAGAACGCGGACAACGCGCGCCAGGCCAACCAGCTGGCCGTGTCGGCGTCGTCGGTGGCGGAGCAGGGTGGCAAGGTGGTGGCGCAAGTGGTCGATACCATGGGTTCCATCAAGGACAGTTCGCGCAAGATCGTCGACATCATCGGTGTCATCGACGGCATCGCGTTCCAGACGAATATCCTGGCCTTGAATGCGGCGGTCGAAGCGGCGCGCGCAGGCGAACAGGGACGCGGTTTTGCGGTGGTGGCGTCGGAAGTGCGTAATCTGGCCCAACGCTCCGCTGGCGCAGCGAAAGAGATCAAGGGCCTGATCGGCGACTCGGTCGACAAGGTCGATGCCGGCAGCCGCCTGGTGGACGAGGCGGGGCAGACCATGGGTCTGATCGTCACGTCGATCCGGCAGGTGGCCGACATCATGGGCGAGATCACGGCGGCAACGCAGGAACAGAGCCATGGCATCGAGGAAGTAAACCAGGCCATCGCGCAGATGGACCAGATGACGCAGCAAAATGCGGCGCTGGTCGAGGAAGCGGCGGCGGCCGAAAGCATGCAGGAGCAGGCGCAGAAACTGGCCGACGCCGTCAGCATCTTCAAGCTGGACGGAGAAAGCGCGGCGCAGGTGGCCACGCCTGCACCCGCGCCCATGCCCGTGAAAGCCGTGGCACGGCCGGTGTCTGGCGTGGCGGAAAATACACGGCGGTTGGCAAAGACGGCGCAAGCCGGCACGCCACCGCCCGCGAAAAAGCTGGCGGCGGCCGGCGGCGACGATTGGGAAGAGTTCTGA
- a CDS encoding chemotaxis protein CheW, with the protein MSDTQQTSGSNAGDGKDIAGREFLAFTLGSEEYGIDILKVQEIRGYEAVTRIANAPEFIKGVINLRGIIIPVVDMRIKFNLGTPVYDQFTVVIILNIGGRIVGMVVDSVSDVTTLTPEQVKPAPEMGTAFSTDYMIGLGTIDERMLILVDIDKLMSSSEMGLIDKLAA; encoded by the coding sequence ATGTCAGATACTCAACAAACATCCGGAAGCAATGCGGGCGACGGCAAGGACATCGCCGGCCGTGAATTCCTGGCCTTCACCCTGGGCTCCGAAGAGTACGGCATCGATATCCTGAAGGTTCAGGAAATCCGTGGTTACGAAGCGGTTACCCGCATCGCCAACGCGCCTGAATTCATCAAGGGCGTGATCAACCTGCGCGGCATCATCATCCCGGTGGTCGACATGCGCATCAAGTTCAACCTGGGCACGCCCGTGTATGACCAGTTCACGGTGGTGATCATCCTGAACATCGGCGGTCGCATCGTCGGCATGGTGGTCGACAGCGTTTCCGACGTGACCACCCTGACGCCGGAGCAGGTGAAACCGGCGCCGGAAATGGGCACCGCCTTCTCGACCGACTACATGATCGGCCTGGGCACCATCGACGAGCGCATGCTGATCCTGGTCGATATCGACAAGCTGATGTCGAGCAGCGAGATGGGCCTGATCGACAAGCTGGCGGCGTAA
- the cheA gene encoding chemotaxis protein CheA, with protein sequence MTIDISQFFQVFFDEAEELLAEKERLLLAVDIAAPDAEDLNAIFRTAHSIKGGASTFGLSDMSEVTHILESLLDRIRQGQMALTAEHVDAFLAAKDILKMQLDGHRLGSAVDQDAVANVRMMLQSFSQDVPVAALTPVAPAFHTAEKAAVSHAGGHRIRLELPSMEPREVDALAAELGLLGDVAVSTLPDARKVLEVTTHESLDDILAICSFVLNPDDMVITQAPPLAPGEAEAARAAQEKAQGYGFFDPLPGAPGAQGAADPGYGFFQPLEDIRAAAGVQSDAEQGYGFFQPLEQIRADAAKAGNASAAATPAVASAVAEAEQEKKPAKKEGDKAGAESSSIRVSIEKVDQLINLVGELVITQAMIEQRASALDPMLHEKLLDSVSHLTRNTRDLQEAVMSIRMMPMDFVFSRFPRMVRDLATKLGKKVDFITNGAATELDKGLIERIVDPLTHLVRNSIDHGVEMPAARVAAGKTEAGRLFLSASHQGGNIIIEVSDDGAGLNRERILAKAAQQGLDVSETMSDADVWQLIFAPGFSTAEAVTDVSGRGVGMDVVKRNISAMGGVVDIRSAKGFGTTISISLPLTLAILDGMSIRVGDEVYILPLGFVIESLQPAVEDIKDISGKGQVVKVRGEYLPLIPLYQMFDIAPRFTSPSEGICVILETEGRKAALFVDDLVGQQQVVVKNLESNYRKVVGISGATILGDGGVSLILDVAALIRSSRQLADESIFS encoded by the coding sequence ATGACCATCGATATTAGCCAGTTTTTTCAGGTCTTTTTCGATGAGGCCGAAGAACTGCTGGCTGAAAAAGAACGGCTGCTGCTGGCCGTTGATATTGCGGCGCCCGACGCCGAAGACCTGAATGCCATTTTCCGCACCGCCCATTCGATCAAGGGCGGCGCGTCGACGTTCGGCCTGAGCGACATGAGCGAGGTGACGCACATCCTCGAGTCGCTGCTCGACCGCATCCGTCAGGGCCAGATGGCCCTGACGGCGGAACACGTCGACGCCTTTTTGGCGGCAAAGGATATCCTCAAGATGCAGCTCGACGGCCACCGTCTGGGCAGCGCCGTCGACCAGGATGCCGTGGCCAATGTGCGCATGATGCTGCAGTCGTTCTCGCAGGACGTGCCCGTGGCAGCGCTCACGCCCGTCGCGCCGGCCTTCCATACGGCGGAAAAGGCAGCCGTCAGCCATGCCGGCGGCCATCGCATCCGCTTGGAACTGCCCAGCATGGAGCCGCGCGAAGTCGATGCGCTGGCGGCCGAACTGGGTTTGCTGGGCGACGTCGCCGTGTCCACCTTGCCCGACGCGCGCAAGGTGCTGGAAGTGACGACGCATGAAAGCCTGGACGATATCCTGGCCATCTGCTCGTTCGTGCTCAATCCGGACGACATGGTGATCACGCAGGCGCCGCCACTGGCGCCAGGCGAAGCCGAAGCAGCCCGCGCGGCGCAGGAAAAAGCCCAGGGCTATGGTTTCTTCGACCCGCTGCCAGGCGCGCCTGGCGCGCAGGGTGCGGCGGATCCCGGCTATGGCTTCTTCCAGCCGCTCGAGGATATCCGCGCCGCCGCAGGCGTGCAAAGCGACGCCGAACAGGGCTACGGTTTCTTCCAGCCCCTCGAACAGATTCGCGCCGATGCGGCCAAGGCGGGCAACGCCAGCGCTGCCGCCACGCCGGCCGTGGCGAGCGCCGTGGCCGAAGCGGAGCAGGAAAAGAAACCGGCCAAGAAAGAGGGCGACAAGGCCGGCGCCGAGTCGTCGTCGATCCGCGTCTCGATCGAGAAAGTCGACCAGCTGATCAACCTGGTGGGCGAACTGGTGATCACGCAGGCGATGATCGAGCAGCGCGCCAGCGCGCTCGACCCGATGCTGCATGAAAAACTGCTCGACAGCGTCAGCCACCTGACGCGCAATACGCGCGACTTGCAGGAAGCGGTGATGTCGATCCGCATGATGCCGATGGATTTCGTCTTTTCGCGCTTCCCGCGCATGGTGCGCGACCTGGCCACGAAACTGGGCAAGAAGGTCGACTTCATCACCAATGGCGCCGCCACGGAACTGGACAAGGGCCTCATCGAGCGCATCGTCGACCCGCTCACGCACCTGGTGCGCAACAGCATCGACCATGGCGTGGAAATGCCGGCCGCCCGCGTGGCTGCCGGCAAGACCGAGGCTGGCCGTTTGTTCCTCTCGGCCAGCCACCAGGGCGGCAACATCATCATCGAAGTGTCCGATGATGGCGCGGGACTGAACCGCGAGCGCATCCTGGCCAAGGCCGCGCAGCAGGGGCTGGACGTGTCCGAGACGATGAGCGACGCCGACGTGTGGCAGCTGATTTTCGCGCCCGGCTTTTCTACCGCCGAAGCGGTCACCGACGTGTCGGGCCGCGGCGTGGGCATGGATGTCGTCAAGCGCAATATCAGCGCCATGGGCGGCGTCGTCGACATCCGTTCGGCGAAGGGTTTCGGCACGACGATTTCCATCTCCTTGCCGCTGACCCTGGCCATCCTGGACGGCATGTCGATCCGCGTCGGCGACGAAGTGTATATTTTACCGCTGGGCTTTGTCATCGAATCCCTGCAGCCAGCCGTTGAGGATATCAAGGACATCAGTGGCAAGGGCCAGGTGGTGAAGGTGCGCGGCGAATACCTGCCATTGATCCCGCTGTACCAGATGTTCGACATCGCGCCGCGCTTTACCAGTCCCTCGGAAGGCATCTGCGTGATCCTCGAGACAGAAGGGCGCAAGGCGGCCTTGTTTGTCGACGACCTGGTGGGGCAACAGCAGGTCGTGGTGAAAAACCTCGAATCGAATTACCGCAAGGTGGTGGGCATTTCCGGCGCCACCATCCTGGGCGATGGCGGCGTGTCGCTGATTCTCGATGTCGCCGCCCTGATCCGTTCCTCTCGCCAATTGGCCGATGAGTCCATTTTTTCGTAA
- a CDS encoding response regulator codes for MAKTILAVDDSSSLRQMVAFSLKAAGYQVVEAVDGQDGLEKAKLQTVDLVLTDQNMPRMDGLELIKLLRELPTYQKVPILMLTTESSDEMKSKGRAAGANGWLVKPFDPQRLIEVVKKVIG; via the coding sequence ATGGCCAAAACGATACTTGCAGTGGACGATTCCAGCTCATTGCGCCAGATGGTGGCGTTCAGTCTGAAAGCCGCCGGTTACCAGGTGGTGGAGGCCGTCGACGGCCAGGACGGACTGGAAAAAGCCAAGCTGCAAACCGTGGACCTGGTATTGACGGACCAGAACATGCCGCGCATGGATGGCCTGGAGCTGATCAAGCTGCTGCGCGAACTGCCGACCTATCAGAAAGTGCCCATTTTGATGCTGACGACGGAGTCATCGGACGAGATGAAATCGAAAGGACGTGCCGCCGGCGCCAATGGCTGGCTGGTCAAGCCCTTCGATCCGCAACGCCTGATCGAAGTGGTCAAGAAGGTGATCGGCTGA
- a CDS encoding chemotaxis protein, producing the protein MTRKKILGSHVKRLLSGVSDHGRKHLTEVETDLVQTGILLEEAIEKLSFNFMAIHAAVAAQQDTIALLLEGGIPAEQQREKLLALQDEVGGYVNAAITSLQFQDMTSQLIERTLKRVTGLREFLGTLGEHGAEMLPESDNEEIVALLGRVSMALAIQSLELRSVLRKAVSQQHLESGDIELF; encoded by the coding sequence ATGACAAGAAAGAAAATACTTGGCTCGCATGTAAAGCGCCTGCTGTCTGGCGTGTCGGACCATGGCCGCAAGCACTTGACGGAGGTGGAAACCGACCTGGTGCAGACCGGCATCTTGCTGGAAGAGGCGATCGAGAAGCTGTCCTTCAATTTCATGGCGATACATGCGGCTGTCGCTGCGCAGCAAGATACCATCGCCCTGCTGCTCGAAGGTGGTATTCCGGCCGAGCAGCAGCGGGAAAAACTGCTGGCGTTGCAGGATGAGGTGGGGGGCTACGTGAATGCCGCCATCACCAGCCTGCAGTTCCAGGACATGACCAGCCAGCTGATCGAGCGCACCTTGAAACGCGTGACGGGCTTGCGCGAGTTCCTCGGTACCCTGGGCGAGCATGGCGCGGAGATGTTGCCGGAGAGCGACAATGAAGAAATTGTCGCCTTGCTGGGGCGGGTCAGCATGGCGCTGGCGATTCAAAGCCTGGAGTTGCGCAGCGTGCTGCGCAAGGCTGTCAGTCAACAGCATTTGGAAAGTGGCGACATCGAGCTGTTCTAG
- the motB gene encoding flagellar motor protein MotB, with the protein MADEGMRPIIVKRIKKTAGGHHGGAWKIAYADFVTAMMAFFLLMWLLGSTSKGDLNGISEFFKTPLKVAMAGGSGSGESNSVIQGGGQDLSRQDGQVRKAQEEQQRKSFDLNSAKAALEREEGKRLQALKARIEATIDANPLLKKYKNQLLLDITSEGLRIQIVDEQNRPMFALANANLQPYTKEILHAIGSVLNEVPNRIGLSGHTDSTPYMSDAGYSNWELSADRANASRRELVIGGMKEEKVLRVVGLGSAAHLDKLDPFNPINRRISIIVMNKRTEENVLRDGSAIELPVTDAASAAVASGLAAGAPPAAPTPSPVAAKK; encoded by the coding sequence ATGGCCGATGAAGGCATGCGCCCGATTATCGTCAAGCGTATCAAGAAAACGGCTGGCGGACACCATGGCGGGGCGTGGAAAATTGCCTACGCCGACTTTGTCACGGCCATGATGGCCTTTTTCCTACTGATGTGGCTGCTTGGCTCCACGTCGAAGGGCGACTTGAACGGCATTTCCGAATTCTTCAAGACACCGTTGAAAGTGGCCATGGCAGGCGGTTCCGGCAGCGGCGAAAGCAATTCCGTGATCCAGGGCGGCGGCCAGGACCTGTCGCGCCAGGATGGGCAAGTGCGCAAGGCGCAGGAAGAGCAGCAGCGCAAGTCGTTCGACCTCAATTCCGCCAAGGCCGCGCTCGAACGCGAGGAAGGCAAGCGCCTGCAGGCGCTCAAGGCGCGCATCGAAGCGACCATCGATGCCAATCCCCTGCTGAAAAAATACAAGAACCAGTTGCTGCTCGATATCACCAGCGAAGGCTTGCGCATCCAGATCGTCGACGAGCAGAACCGTCCGATGTTTGCGCTCGCCAATGCGAATCTGCAACCGTACACCAAGGAAATCCTGCACGCCATCGGCTCCGTTCTGAATGAGGTGCCGAACCGCATCGGCCTGTCCGGGCATACGGATTCGACGCCCTACATGAGCGATGCCGGCTACAGCAACTGGGAATTGTCGGCCGACCGCGCGAATGCGTCGCGGCGCGAACTGGTGATTGGCGGCATGAAGGAAGAGAAAGTATTGCGCGTGGTGGGACTGGGCTCGGCCGCCCACCTGGACAAGCTCGACCCCTTCAATCCGATCAACCGGCGCATCAGCATCATCGTCATGAACAAACGCACGGAAGAAAATGTCCTGCGCGATGGGTCGGCGATCGAGCTGCCGGTGACCGATGCCGCTTCCGCCGCTGTCGCTTCAGGGCTGGCGGCCGGTGCGCCGCCCGCGGCGCCAACCCCCAGCCCGGTAGCGGCGAAAAAATAA
- the motA gene encoding flagellar motor stator protein MotA, with amino-acid sequence MLVIIGYIIVCASVFGGFALAGGHLAALFQPLELLMIGGAALGAFLVGNNNKAIKATIAALPSLFKGSRYTKELYMELMSLLFEVLSKVRKEGLMSIEGDIDKPEESPLFSKYPAVLADHHIIEFMTDYLRLMVSGNMDAFQIENLMDNEIETHHHEGAVPAHVIAKVGDGLPAFGIVAAVMGVVHTMESVGIPPAELGMLIAHALVGTFLGILLAYGFVGPLASLLEQKLEESSKMFQCVKVTLLASLNGYAPALAVEFGRKVLFSTERPTFNELEDHIKKSKTK; translated from the coding sequence TTGTTAGTCATAATCGGATACATCATCGTCTGCGCCTCGGTCTTCGGCGGTTTCGCGCTGGCTGGCGGCCATCTGGCGGCGCTGTTCCAGCCGCTGGAGTTGCTGATGATCGGCGGCGCCGCCCTGGGCGCCTTCCTTGTTGGTAACAATAACAAGGCCATCAAGGCAACGATCGCCGCCTTGCCCAGCCTGTTCAAGGGCTCGCGCTACACCAAAGAGTTGTACATGGAACTGATGTCGCTGTTGTTCGAAGTGCTCAGCAAGGTGCGCAAGGAAGGCTTGATGTCGATCGAAGGCGATATCGACAAGCCCGAAGAAAGCCCGCTGTTTTCCAAGTATCCGGCCGTGCTGGCCGACCACCATATCATCGAATTCATGACCGATTACCTGCGCCTGATGGTATCGGGGAATATGGATGCCTTTCAGATCGAAAACCTGATGGACAACGAAATCGAGACGCACCATCACGAAGGCGCCGTGCCGGCCCACGTGATCGCCAAGGTGGGCGACGGCTTGCCCGCTTTCGGTATCGTCGCCGCCGTGATGGGCGTGGTGCACACGATGGAGTCGGTGGGCATCCCGCCAGCCGAGCTGGGCATGCTGATCGCGCACGCGCTGGTCGGCACCTTCCTCGGCATCTTGCTGGCCTATGGTTTCGTCGGCCCGCTGGCCAGCCTGCTGGAGCAGAAGCTGGAAGAGTCGAGCAAGATGTTCCAGTGCGTGAAAGTAACCCTGCTGGCCAGCCTGAACGGCTATGCGCCGGCGCTGGCCGTGGAGTTCGGCCGCAAGGTGCTGTTCTCGACCGAGCGCCCGACGTTCAATGAGCTGGAAGACCACATCAAGAAATCGAAAACGAAGTAA